Below is a genomic region from Echinicola rosea.
CTTTCCGAAAGGCTGAAGACCCTAGACGCTGAAAGCGGACCAAATAAAAGCAGCTCCAAACCAATCAAACGGGTGCCCAGGCAGCAAGTAAACCTTCATGAGATCGTACAGGGAATGGCAGCACAACAGCCCAACCTGGAAAATACCGGTCAAGCTACCCAGTACTTTGGGCTGGACATCTTTTACCAAAAAAACCGACAATTGACCTTTGAGCCTAACCTGAACATGGCCACTCCAAATGGCTATGTACTTGGACCAGGGGATATGGTCTATGTGGATGTGTACGGTGCTTCCGAAAATTATTATGAGTCCACCATCACCCCTGAAGGCAACCTGTTGCTCGAAAACATCGGCCCCATCGGGGTTTCGGGGCTGACCATTGCCGAAGCCAGAAGGGTGGTCAAAAACAGGCTCTCACAGTTTTATGCCGATATGCAAGGGAGCAATCCCAGCACGTTTATGCAAATTTCCCTTGGAAACGTCCGCAGCATAAAAGTCCACTTGGTAGGAGAGCTAAGACTTCCCGGGACCTTTACCCTCAGCGCCTTCAGTACCGTGTTCAATGCCCTCTACGCAGCAGGAGGCCCCAATGAAAACGGGACCATGCGAAATATCAAGGTGATGCGAAACAACAAACTGGTCGCCACGGTAGATGCCTATGATTTCTTGGTCAACGGTACCGCCAACATGGACCTGCAATTGCAAGACCAGGATGTGATATTGGTGGAGCCCTATCAGTCCAGGGTGACGCTCCAAGGTGCCGTGAAGCGGCCGATGGTATTTGAAGTAAAGGACGGTGAAACGCTCCGCGAAGTCATGGAATATGCAGGAGGCTTTACGGACAATGCTTATAAAGAAAAAATCAGCGTCACCCGGTTTACCGATAAAGAAAAGACCGTTTCGGATGTCTATAATGGTCAATTCGATATCTTTACCGTCAAAGGCGGCGACCTATATACGGTAGGAACGGTTCTGGATCGCTATAATAATCGTGTCCAGATCAAGGGAGCCGTGTTCAGGGAAGGTAATTATGCCCTTTCGGACGGCCTTACGCTTTCCCAGCTTATCCAGCGGGCCGATGGTCTTCGCGGAGATGCCTACCTCGACAGGGCCAGCATCCTCAGGACGAATGACGACCTGTCCACTTCCGTGCTCCAAGTGGACCTTAAAGCTGTAAAGAACGGAACAGAAGATGTCAAACTGGAAAATGATGATATCGTCCGAATTGCTTCCATCTATGACCTAAAGGACGAGTATTACCTGAAGATTTCCGGGGAAGTACGGGATCCGGGCATTTACCCTTATGCAGAGGGCATGACCGTGGAGGGCCTGATCCTTCAGGCCGGTGGATTTACCGAGTCGGCCTCCAAAAGTGACGTAGAAATAGCCAGAAGGGTACACGAAAATGGTGAAAGTGGTGAAGTTGCCGAACTCATCCCCGTGACCTTAAGCGGTGACCTCAGCACCCAAGGCAATGTTCAGGTCTTAGCCCCGTATGACAATATCATCGTCCGCCGTAAACCCAACTTTGCGCTTGAGCGCATCGTGAAAGTGGAAGGACAAGTAAATGCGCCGGGGGAATTTGCCCTAAAAAATACAGAAGAAAGGGTTTCAGACGTCATCAGAAGGGCAGGTGGACTCACGGGGTATGCTTACCCTGCAGGGGCTACACTGATTCGCAGAACCGAATACTACAATACGGAATCCGAAAAGCTCAGGAAGCAAAAACACATGGAAAAACTGCTTGAAAGGATCGCAACCGAAGATCCTTCCGAAGCCCAAGCCAATCAAATGAGACGCTTGCAACTGCAGACCCAAGACAGCCTAAGCGACCAAGAAAAAAAGGACTTAATTGCCCAAACCCGTCAGGAAACCCTTCATGACATTGGACAGGGGGAAGGGACGGCCATTAAGATCAACGAAACGGAGGCCATTGCCATTGACCTGCAGGCCATTCTTCAGCAGCCTGGATCCAAGTATGATTTGATCTTGGAAGAAGGGGACATCATCAGCGTACCAAAGCAGCTACAGACCGTAAGAATGCGTGGCGATGTCATTTACCCTACTACCGTAAGGTATGAAAGTGGCCGTGGGATGAAATATTACATCGACAGGGCTGGTGGTTTTGACAATAGGGCCAAGCGAAAACGCACCTATGTCGTCTATGCCAATGGTGAGGTGGCGCGCACCAAGAGCTTTTTGGGACTAAAATCCTACCCCAAAGTGGAGCCCGGCGCAGAGGTAATCGTCCCTTCTAAAGGCCCTCGGGTGCCGCTGCGCATCGGGGAAATCGTCGGCCTGACTTCCGGCCTGGCCACCATCGCACTGGTCATCTCCCAGATCAACTTCAACAACAGTAGCAACTAATGGCGGATCAAAAACATATCATCGACGACAAGATAACGTTTCGGGAGCTCATTCTTCGGGGAAAGGGCTGGTTGACGTTTTTTAGGAGTAAAGCGAGGTTTATCGTCATCGCAATCTTGGCGGGTGCTGTCCTGGGATTGGTCGCCTCATGGGTAAAGAAACCCAAGTACACGGCCTCGACATCTTTTGTGCTGGAAGAATCCAGTGGAAGCAGTATGGGTAGCCTTTCAGGGCTCGCCAGTCTTGCAGGCATTAACTTGGGTTCGCTGGGAAGCAGCAGTGGCCTCTTTCAAGGGGACAACATCATGGAGCTTTACCGATCCGACAATATGCTGATCAAGACACTGCTTTCTCCTGCTGAGGAGGTCGATGGAATGCTGCTGGTGGAGCGCTATATTCAGTTTCATGAGCTTACCGACAAGTGGGGCGATAAGGTGGATTTTGACCGATTGGATTTTAGCCTCCCGCGGGAGGATTTTTCCATTCAGCAGGACAGTGTGATGAGGGAGGTGGCCCAGCTAATCCGTGAAAATGAACTGGCCGTGGAAAAGCCTGACCGTAAGCTAAGCATCATCAAGGTCACCACCACTTCCAAGGACGAACCCTTCGCCAAAGCCTATAATGAAAAGCTGGTGGAAAATGTCAACCAGTTTTACTTCGAAACCAAAACCAAA
It encodes:
- a CDS encoding SLBB domain-containing protein, whose translation is MIKFLNLALLQAFLGFVLLFAAHQEVAAQSMTDIATIKVDDLSDDQLKTLVQRAEDAGLSKTELVEMARARGMADAEATKLSERLKTLDAESGPNKSSSKPIKRVPRQQVNLHEIVQGMAAQQPNLENTGQATQYFGLDIFYQKNRQLTFEPNLNMATPNGYVLGPGDMVYVDVYGASENYYESTITPEGNLLLENIGPIGVSGLTIAEARRVVKNRLSQFYADMQGSNPSTFMQISLGNVRSIKVHLVGELRLPGTFTLSAFSTVFNALYAAGGPNENGTMRNIKVMRNNKLVATVDAYDFLVNGTANMDLQLQDQDVILVEPYQSRVTLQGAVKRPMVFEVKDGETLREVMEYAGGFTDNAYKEKISVTRFTDKEKTVSDVYNGQFDIFTVKGGDLYTVGTVLDRYNNRVQIKGAVFREGNYALSDGLTLSQLIQRADGLRGDAYLDRASILRTNDDLSTSVLQVDLKAVKNGTEDVKLENDDIVRIASIYDLKDEYYLKISGEVRDPGIYPYAEGMTVEGLILQAGGFTESASKSDVEIARRVHENGESGEVAELIPVTLSGDLSTQGNVQVLAPYDNIIVRRKPNFALERIVKVEGQVNAPGEFALKNTEERVSDVIRRAGGLTGYAYPAGATLIRRTEYYNTESEKLRKQKHMEKLLERIATEDPSEAQANQMRRLQLQTQDSLSDQEKKDLIAQTRQETLHDIGQGEGTAIKINETEAIAIDLQAILQQPGSKYDLILEEGDIISVPKQLQTVRMRGDVIYPTTVRYESGRGMKYYIDRAGGFDNRAKRKRTYVVYANGEVARTKSFLGLKSYPKVEPGAEVIVPSKGPRVPLRIGEIVGLTSGLATIALVISQINFNNSSN
- a CDS encoding GumC domain-containing protein gives rise to the protein MADQKHIIDDKITFRELILRGKGWLTFFRSKARFIVIAILAGAVLGLVASWVKKPKYTASTSFVLEESSGSSMGSLSGLASLAGINLGSLGSSSGLFQGDNIMELYRSDNMLIKTLLSPAEEVDGMLLVERYIQFHELTDKWGDKVDFDRLDFSLPREDFSIQQDSVMREVAQLIRENELAVEKPDRKLSIIKVTTTSKDEPFAKAYNEKLVENVNQFYFETKTKKTAENLQILQSQADSVRKVLDEDLKEYAQLQDKRPNPNPLMQRTVVDAERKQVDIRVSSSAYEEIIKNLEIAKINHRNSSPLIQIIDKPRFPLEESKLKWYMGIIVGGAVAFILAIFYLYITRLYQANIRVSRS